From Bacillota bacterium, one genomic window encodes:
- a CDS encoding serine/threonine-protein phosphatase gives MHVGAATHVGKVRENNEDGFLVRGNLLAVADGMGGHSAGEIASGTALAVLKDYPFSPHALGLDDAGGAAGSAPGQELLAAVKLAHETLLAMSRSDPALAGMGTTLTAALVQPDTIHVAHVGDSRLYLVRDGRIHVVTQDHSVVAELVRAGQIDEETARRHPLRHVVTRALGAAMDAELPIDLLTLERRPGDGLLLCTDGLNALVSDEEIMEILHEEPDAQKAADALIALALERGGIDNVTVVLALPEVAGVTP, from the coding sequence TTGCACGTAGGCGCCGCGACGCATGTCGGCAAAGTGCGAGAAAACAATGAGGACGGTTTTCTGGTGCGGGGCAACCTGCTGGCGGTGGCCGACGGCATGGGCGGCCACAGTGCGGGCGAAATCGCCAGCGGGACCGCGCTGGCCGTGTTGAAAGATTATCCGTTCAGCCCGCACGCGCTGGGTCTGGACGACGCCGGCGGCGCGGCGGGCTCGGCGCCCGGGCAGGAACTGCTGGCCGCCGTGAAACTGGCCCACGAGACGCTGCTGGCCATGAGCCGGTCGGATCCTGCTTTGGCAGGGATGGGCACGACGCTTACCGCGGCGCTCGTTCAGCCGGACACAATACACGTAGCCCATGTGGGCGACAGCCGCCTCTATCTCGTCCGGGACGGCCGCATCCACGTCGTCACGCAAGACCATTCGGTGGTGGCCGAGCTGGTGCGGGCGGGACAAATCGACGAAGAAACGGCCCGGCGCCACCCGCTGCGGCACGTGGTCACGCGCGCCCTCGGCGCGGCCATGGACGCGGAGTTGCCCATCGACTTGCTGACTCTTGAGCGGCGGCCCGGCGACGGGCTCCTCTTGTGCACCGATGGTTTGAACGCGCTGGTGAGCGATGAGGAAATCATGGAGATTTTGCACGAGGAACCGGACGCGCAGAAGGCGGCGGACGCTCTCATCGCCCTCGCGCTGGAACGCGGGGGCATCGACAACGTGACGGTAGTGCTGGCCTTGCCGGAAGTAGCCGGGGTGACGCCATGA
- a CDS encoding protein kinase, whose product MIGTLLANRYRIQGKIGEGGMAVVYRALDVVLQRVVAIKVLRPQYAGDEEFVDRFLREAQAAASLSHPNVVNIFDVGREGDVHYIVLEFVEGKNLKEILREHGRLSPRRAAQVARAVARALEAAHARGLIHRDVKPHNILITTEGRVKVADFGLARAASSSTLTETGKVIGSVHYFSPEQARGEAVGPASDIYSLGVVLYEMLTGKRPFDGDSPIAVALKHLQEDPVPPRQLDPRIPVWLEQVVLRAMAKKPADRFPTAAAMAEALEWRDEAPAAAASLPAAGGLPRRADGGARARVGAAVKGGGNDLPSPLDGRGRLRRAPERDEQRAVPAGFRSEEESDGAEATAETAAAADGRGRKRRGRRWLWVAATFLVLFAALYVARPYVLALVFPPEVTVPNVVGLTYEEARPLMVAAGLTLEIEAEQFHPDYPAGVIVRQNPAADRTVRQGRSIRVVLSRGPEMGVVPDVVGMALREARVAVTQAGFTLGEEFDDFTSSAAVNVVTGQDPPPGTAAQIGTPIHLWVSRPPALANQTVVVPDLRGRSLEEATGELEALGLVIGNRWPELRPLIPAGLVLDQNPEPGAAVPPGSAVDVVYSQGLPGAAAGSPAQPSSSPQGSPPEPVEVDWGAVIIDEAQSQRRRARVDVEVPAGRAQEVVILIIDDFGAREVFRQTVPGGTTLHEFVEARGQQARVQVYVGGVMYMDEPFPD is encoded by the coding sequence ATGATCGGGACGTTGCTGGCGAACCGCTATCGCATCCAAGGCAAAATCGGCGAGGGCGGCATGGCCGTCGTCTACCGCGCGCTGGACGTGGTGCTGCAGCGCGTCGTCGCCATCAAAGTGCTCCGCCCGCAGTACGCGGGCGACGAGGAGTTCGTCGACCGCTTCTTGCGCGAAGCCCAGGCGGCGGCGAGCTTGTCGCATCCGAACGTGGTCAACATTTTCGACGTGGGCCGGGAAGGCGACGTCCACTACATCGTCCTCGAGTTCGTCGAGGGGAAAAACCTGAAAGAGATTCTCCGGGAGCACGGTCGCCTGTCGCCGCGGCGAGCGGCGCAAGTCGCCCGAGCCGTTGCCAGGGCGCTGGAGGCGGCGCACGCGCGGGGCCTGATCCACCGCGACGTCAAGCCGCACAATATCCTGATTACGACCGAAGGGCGCGTCAAAGTGGCCGACTTTGGGCTGGCGCGCGCGGCCAGCTCGTCGACGCTGACGGAAACCGGCAAGGTCATCGGCTCGGTCCACTACTTTTCGCCCGAGCAGGCCCGGGGCGAGGCCGTTGGACCGGCGTCGGACATTTACTCCCTGGGCGTCGTCCTGTACGAAATGCTGACGGGCAAGCGTCCCTTTGACGGCGACAGCCCCATCGCCGTCGCGCTCAAGCACTTGCAGGAGGATCCGGTGCCGCCGCGGCAACTGGACCCGCGCATTCCCGTCTGGCTGGAACAGGTCGTCCTGCGGGCGATGGCGAAGAAGCCGGCGGACCGTTTTCCTACGGCGGCCGCGATGGCGGAAGCGCTGGAGTGGCGCGATGAGGCGCCCGCGGCCGCGGCTTCGCTGCCGGCGGCGGGAGGCTTGCCGCGGCGGGCGGACGGCGGAGCCCGCGCCCGGGTGGGCGCGGCGGTTAAGGGCGGCGGGAACGATTTGCCCTCTCCGTTGGATGGGCGGGGCCGGCTGCGCCGGGCGCCGGAGCGGGACGAACAACGCGCGGTGCCGGCGGGTTTCCGCAGCGAGGAGGAATCCGACGGCGCCGAGGCGACGGCCGAGACGGCCGCGGCGGCCGACGGGCGGGGCCGGAAACGCCGCGGGCGCCGCTGGCTTTGGGTCGCGGCCACGTTCCTGGTGCTGTTCGCCGCGCTGTACGTGGCCAGGCCTTACGTTCTGGCCCTCGTCTTCCCGCCGGAGGTGACGGTGCCCAACGTCGTGGGCCTGACCTATGAAGAGGCGCGGCCGCTGATGGTCGCGGCCGGGCTCACCTTGGAGATCGAAGCCGAACAATTCCACCCGGACTATCCGGCCGGCGTCATCGTGCGGCAAAATCCCGCGGCCGACCGGACGGTCCGCCAAGGGCGGAGCATCCGCGTCGTCTTAAGCCGCGGCCCTGAGATGGGCGTCGTGCCCGATGTCGTCGGCATGGCGCTGCGAGAGGCCCGCGTCGCGGTGACGCAGGCGGGCTTCACGTTGGGAGAGGAATTCGACGACTTCACCTCAAGCGCGGCTGTCAACGTGGTGACGGGCCAAGATCCGCCGCCCGGCACCGCAGCGCAAATCGGCACGCCCATTCACCTGTGGGTAAGCCGCCCGCCCGCGCTGGCCAACCAGACGGTCGTCGTGCCGGACCTGCGCGGGCGCAGCCTGGAGGAGGCCACCGGGGAACTGGAGGCCCTGGGCCTGGTAATCGGCAATCGCTGGCCCGAGCTGCGGCCTCTCATTCCGGCGGGCCTCGTGCTGGACCAAAACCCGGAACCCGGCGCGGCGGTGCCGCCGGGAAGCGCCGTCGACGTCGTCTACAGCCAAGGCTTGCCGGGTGCGGCGGCCGGCTCGCCGGCGCAGCCGAGCTCGTCCCCCCAAGGCTCGCCGCCGGAGCCCGTGGAAGTGGATTGGGGCGCCGTGATCATCGACGAAGCCCAGTCCCAAAGGCGGCGGGCGCGGGTCGACGTGGAGGTTCCCGCCGGCCGGGCCCAGGAAGTCGTCATCCTGATTATCGACGACTTCGGCGCCCGTGAGGTGTTCCGGCAGACGGTGCCCGGCGGCACGACGCTGCACGAGTTCGTGGAGGCGCGCGGCCAGCAAGCCCGCGTGCAGGTATACGTCGGCGGCGTCATGTACATGGACGAACCTTTCCCCGATTGA
- a CDS encoding methionyl-tRNA formyltransferase, with protein MRIVFMGTPEFSVPSLQALVAAGYEVAGVFTQPDRPRGRGYKVTYSPVKEAALAAGLPVYQPRRLREPEALAALRALQPDVIVVVAFGQLLPKAVLELPPLGCVNVHASLLPKYRGAAPIQAAIAAGETVTGVTTMYMDEGLDTGDIILQRAVPIEPEDDAGTLHDKLARVGAELLVETLRRIEAGDAPRIPQDHTQATYAPKVEREHARIDWHRGAKELFNHVRAYRPWPGAYTVHGERILKVLDVAPLNDDSTPAGEREGEGAGPAPGEVLAVTADGFVVQTGAGRLLVRQVQPPNKQPMSGRDYVNGYRLSVGDRLGGEEPPL; from the coding sequence CTGCGTATCGTGTTCATGGGCACGCCCGAATTCTCGGTGCCGTCGCTGCAAGCGCTGGTGGCGGCCGGCTACGAGGTGGCGGGCGTCTTCACGCAGCCCGACCGCCCGCGCGGGCGAGGGTACAAGGTAACGTATTCGCCGGTCAAGGAGGCGGCGCTGGCCGCGGGCTTGCCGGTGTACCAGCCGCGGCGGCTGCGGGAGCCGGAAGCGCTGGCGGCTTTGCGGGCGCTGCAGCCTGACGTCATCGTGGTCGTGGCTTTCGGCCAGCTCTTGCCGAAGGCGGTGTTGGAGCTGCCGCCGCTGGGCTGCGTGAACGTGCACGCTTCGCTGCTGCCGAAGTACCGCGGCGCCGCGCCGATTCAGGCCGCCATCGCCGCCGGCGAGACGGTTACGGGCGTGACAACGATGTACATGGACGAAGGGCTCGACACGGGCGACATCATCTTGCAGCGGGCGGTCCCCATCGAGCCCGAGGATGACGCGGGAACGCTCCACGACAAGCTGGCGCGGGTCGGCGCGGAGCTGTTGGTGGAGACGCTGCGGCGCATCGAGGCGGGAGACGCGCCGCGCATTCCACAGGACCACACACAGGCTACGTACGCGCCGAAGGTGGAGCGGGAGCATGCGCGCATCGACTGGCACCGCGGGGCGAAGGAGCTGTTTAACCACGTGCGGGCTTACCGCCCGTGGCCCGGGGCGTACACCGTGCACGGGGAACGTATATTAAAGGTACTGGACGTGGCGCCGCTGAACGACGATTCGACTCCGGCCGGCGAGCGGGAAGGCGAGGGCGCCGGCCCCGCACCGGGTGAAGTGCTGGCGGTGACCGCCGACGGGTTCGTCGTGCAGACCGGCGCGGGCAGGCTCCTGGTGCGGCAGGTGCAGCCGCCCAACAAGCAGCCGATGAGCGGGCGCGACTACGTCAACGGCTACCGGCTGTCCGTCGGTGACCGCCTAGGCGGGGAAGAGCCGCCGCTCTGA
- a CDS encoding Asp23/Gls24 family envelope stress response protein: MRVAQSRTTELGVVTIAEEVIATIAGVAATECYGLVGMGARGVQKGLAIFRRGEDVSRGVEVHLDGEKVTIDLHVVVQYGVNIAQVAHNVMEQVKYAVERYCGLEVSRVNVHVESVRVDMDGLLPQPGAERREKSGRR; the protein is encoded by the coding sequence ATGCGCGTGGCGCAAAGTCGGACAACGGAACTCGGCGTCGTCACCATCGCCGAGGAAGTCATCGCGACCATCGCGGGCGTCGCGGCCACGGAATGCTACGGCTTGGTAGGCATGGGCGCCCGGGGCGTGCAAAAAGGGCTGGCCATCTTTCGCCGCGGCGAGGACGTCTCTCGGGGCGTTGAGGTGCACTTGGACGGTGAGAAGGTGACCATCGACCTGCACGTGGTCGTGCAGTATGGGGTCAACATCGCCCAAGTGGCCCACAACGTCATGGAGCAGGTGAAGTACGCGGTCGAGCGCTACTGCGGCCTCGAAGTGTCGCGGGTGAACGTTCACGTCGAAAGCGTGCGGGTGGATATGGACGGCCTCTTGCCGCAGCCTGGCGCTGAGCGACGGGAGAAGTCCGGCCGCCGCTGA
- a CDS encoding ribulose-phosphate 3-epimerase — MTEQRLVLAPSLLSADFARLADDIAKVEQDADWLHLDVMDGHFVPNITFGPGVVQAVRQVTRLPLDVHLMIEKPERYVDAFAAAGADLITVHAEACVHLHRTIQAVKATGRRVGVALNPHTPLDVLRYVLDDVDLVLLMTVNPGFGGQSFIPAVVPKIRKLDRWLRGTGRREQVYIEVDGGINVETARVVKEAGADVLVAGSAVFGAPDPGAALRALRAA, encoded by the coding sequence ATGACGGAACAACGGCTGGTCTTGGCGCCGTCGCTGCTGTCGGCCGATTTCGCCCGGCTGGCGGACGACATCGCCAAAGTGGAGCAAGACGCGGACTGGCTGCACTTGGACGTGATGGACGGCCACTTCGTGCCGAACATCACGTTCGGGCCGGGCGTCGTGCAAGCCGTGCGGCAGGTGACGCGGCTTCCGCTGGACGTCCATCTCATGATTGAGAAGCCGGAACGCTACGTGGACGCGTTCGCCGCCGCGGGCGCCGATCTCATCACGGTACACGCGGAGGCGTGCGTCCACCTGCACCGGACCATCCAAGCCGTCAAGGCCACGGGTCGGCGCGTGGGGGTCGCGCTGAATCCCCACACGCCGCTGGACGTCCTTCGCTACGTCCTGGACGACGTGGATCTGGTGCTGCTCATGACAGTCAATCCCGGCTTCGGCGGGCAGTCGTTCATTCCCGCGGTCGTCCCGAAAATCCGCAAGCTGGACCGCTGGCTGCGGGGGACGGGGCGCCGGGAGCAAGTCTACATCGAAGTGGACGGGGGCATCAACGTCGAGACGGCGCGCGTGGTGAAGGAGGCGGGCGCGGACGTGCTGGTGGCCGGTTCAGCCGTGTTCGGCGCGCCGGATCCCGGTGCGGCGTTGCGGGCGCTGCGGGCCGCTTAG
- the def gene encoding peptide deformylase, translating to MAVLPIVKVPAEVLRRKAKPVKRVTKRVQKLIEDMVETMYHANGVGLAAPQVGVSEQIIVADDGNGLLCLINPRITYRAGHEVDVEGCLSIPDIVAYVARATEIEVEGLDERGRPVRHRLEGYLARIVQHEVDHLNGVLITDIAESVHRADELEREERRAQQSTGAAEPAGEPVGAAGEPEAEKG from the coding sequence GTGGCCGTGCTGCCCATCGTCAAGGTGCCCGCGGAGGTGCTGCGCCGGAAGGCCAAGCCCGTGAAGCGGGTGACCAAGCGGGTGCAGAAGCTCATCGAGGATATGGTGGAGACCATGTACCACGCCAACGGGGTAGGTCTCGCGGCGCCCCAGGTCGGCGTGTCCGAGCAAATTATCGTGGCGGACGACGGCAACGGGCTGCTTTGTCTGATTAATCCGCGCATCACCTATCGCGCCGGCCACGAGGTCGACGTGGAAGGCTGCCTGAGCATTCCCGACATCGTCGCTTACGTGGCGCGGGCGACGGAAATCGAAGTGGAGGGGCTGGACGAGCGGGGACGCCCCGTGCGGCACCGTTTGGAAGGATATCTGGCCCGCATCGTCCAGCACGAAGTGGACCACTTGAACGGCGTCTTGATCACGGACATCGCGGAAAGCGTGCACCGGGCCGACGAGCTGGAGAGGGAAGAACGCCGTGCGCAACAGTCGACCGGCGCCGCGGAGCCGGCCGGCGAACCGGTTGGCGCGGCGGGGGAGCCGGAGGCGGAGAAGGGGTGA
- a CDS encoding peptidase: MFFFDPTYILLIPALILAMYAQMKVSSTFAKYSRVAARAYKTGADVARELLDQAGLYDVPVEMIGGHLTDHYDPHRRVMRLSPEVYHGRSIAALAVAAHETGHALQHAGNYVPLNIRNGLFPVANLGSQMAFPLFFIGFLFASPTLMDIGIWLFLAALAFQLVTLPVEFDASRRALRLLDAGGYLSREEAPGARAVLTAAALTYVAAVAVSLMHLLRLLIYRNARD, from the coding sequence ATGTTTTTCTTTGATCCAACATACATCTTGCTGATTCCCGCGCTTATCCTGGCCATGTACGCACAGATGAAGGTGAGCTCTACGTTCGCCAAGTACTCGCGCGTGGCGGCCCGCGCGTACAAGACGGGCGCGGACGTGGCCCGGGAGCTGCTGGATCAGGCCGGCCTGTACGATGTGCCGGTGGAGATGATCGGCGGCCATCTGACGGACCACTACGATCCGCACCGGCGGGTCATGCGCCTGTCGCCCGAGGTGTATCATGGCCGCTCCATCGCCGCGCTGGCTGTGGCGGCCCACGAGACGGGCCACGCGCTGCAGCATGCGGGCAATTACGTGCCGCTCAACATCCGCAACGGCTTGTTCCCGGTGGCGAATCTGGGTTCTCAGATGGCGTTCCCGCTGTTCTTCATCGGCTTTTTGTTCGCTTCGCCGACGCTGATGGATATCGGCATCTGGCTCTTCCTGGCGGCGCTGGCCTTCCAGCTCGTCACGCTGCCCGTTGAGTTCGACGCTAGCCGCCGTGCCTTGCGGCTGCTGGACGCCGGCGGCTACCTGTCGCGCGAAGAAGCGCCTGGGGCGCGGGCCGTGCTGACGGCGGCGGCGCTGACGTACGTGGCGGCCGTGGCCGTGTCGCTGATGCACCTGTTGCGCCTGCTCATCTACCGCAACGCCCGCGACTGA
- the rsgA gene encoding ribosome small subunit-dependent GTPase A → MESGIVVRAIGGYFRVLLDDGRLVETRPRGRLRKDGAAILVGDRVDVSLQPDGSGAVEKVYPRRNQLVRPPVANIDQVVIVTALADPPPNFGLLDRLLTAAEATGVTPLLCWNKADLVADEAVAEAVAPYEAAGYRNIVTSAKTSRGLDQLREALAGKISTFAGPSGVGKSALLNGIHPEWRRETGAVSPKLGRGRHTTRAVELLVLPTGGLVADTPGFSALELREIPAAELSRYWPDIDALSGGCRFPGCRHKAEPDCAVRAAAAAGRLHPRRYESYLDLLDEIEEWEARRYS, encoded by the coding sequence GTGGAGTCAGGCATCGTCGTTCGAGCCATCGGCGGCTATTTCCGCGTTCTCTTGGACGACGGCCGCCTCGTCGAGACGCGGCCGCGCGGGCGGCTGCGCAAGGACGGGGCGGCGATTCTGGTAGGCGACCGGGTCGACGTGTCGCTGCAGCCCGACGGCAGCGGCGCCGTCGAAAAAGTTTATCCGCGCCGCAACCAGCTGGTGCGGCCTCCCGTCGCCAACATCGACCAGGTGGTCATCGTCACGGCGCTCGCGGATCCGCCGCCGAACTTCGGCCTGCTGGACCGGCTGCTGACGGCGGCGGAGGCCACGGGGGTCACGCCGCTGTTGTGCTGGAACAAGGCCGATCTGGTCGCCGACGAGGCGGTGGCGGAGGCGGTAGCGCCGTATGAAGCGGCGGGCTACCGCAACATCGTCACCAGCGCCAAAACGTCTCGCGGGCTGGACCAGCTCCGCGAGGCGCTGGCGGGCAAAATATCCACGTTCGCCGGACCTTCGGGGGTCGGCAAATCCGCCCTGCTCAACGGCATTCATCCGGAGTGGCGGCGCGAGACGGGCGCTGTCAGCCCCAAGCTGGGGCGAGGCCGCCATACGACCCGGGCGGTAGAACTGCTGGTGCTGCCGACGGGGGGGTTGGTGGCCGACACGCCGGGTTTCAGCGCGCTGGAGCTGCGGGAAATCCCGGCCGCGGAGCTGAGCCGGTACTGGCCGGACATTGACGCACTGTCCGGCGGGTGCCGCTTCCCCGGCTGCCGCCACAAGGCCGAGCCGGACTGCGCGGTGCGCGCCGCGGCCGCTGCGGGCCGGCTGCACCCGCGCCGCTACGAAAGCTACCTCGATTTGTTGGACGAGATTGAGGAATGGGAGGCACGCCGGTACTCATGA
- the rpmB gene encoding 50S ribosomal protein L28, producing MARVCIVCGKRTETGNLVSHSNRKSRRKFLPNLQKVRIATDGGVRRAYVCTKCLKAGKVRRAV from the coding sequence GTGGCGAGAGTCTGCATCGTGTGCGGCAAGCGAACCGAGACGGGCAACCTGGTAAGCCACTCCAACCGGAAGTCGCGGCGCAAGTTCTTGCCGAACCTGCAGAAGGTGAGGATCGCAACGGACGGCGGCGTGCGCCGGGCGTACGTGTGCACCAAGTGCCTCAAAGCGGGCAAGGTGCGCCGAGCGGTTTAG
- a CDS encoding 16S rRNA (cytosine(967)-C(5))-methyltransferase RsmB encodes MTDGLARREAALDALLAVDTRGAFTALAVDAALRRRELDARARGYVTEAVFGVLRRRGTIDWMLGLCSDRPLDSLHPAVRNILRLAAYEICFMTSVPGPVACNEAVNLAKRRGQAQAAGYVNAVCRAVLRRHEASDWPWPRREEDPVAALAVLASHPTWLAARWIERFGAEEAWRLCEANNETPPLHVRTNTLKITRDELARRLAAEGAEVEAGPWAPEALHVRGLGRVADSPAFQAGLFTVQDEGAQLVARALAPAPGQRVIDLCAAPGGKTTHLAELMENRGEIIAVDVHPGKLRLVEENAARLGVDIIRTLVADGRELPGRLEPADGVLLDAPCSGLGVLRRRPDLRWQRREDALAALARQQRELLAAAAQLTRPGGVIVYSTCSTEPEETTEVVECFLADHPEFAREEPPLGVELAEDGYLFPHRHGTDGFFIARLRRLR; translated from the coding sequence ATGACCGACGGCTTGGCGCGGCGCGAGGCCGCTCTGGACGCCTTGCTGGCCGTAGACACGCGCGGCGCGTTCACGGCGTTGGCCGTGGACGCCGCGCTGCGGCGGCGCGAGCTGGACGCGCGCGCCCGCGGCTACGTCACCGAGGCGGTTTTCGGCGTGCTCCGGCGGCGGGGTACCATCGACTGGATGCTGGGGCTCTGCTCCGACCGCCCGCTGGACTCGCTGCACCCGGCCGTCCGCAACATTTTGCGGCTGGCCGCTTACGAAATCTGCTTCATGACGAGCGTTCCGGGCCCGGTAGCCTGCAACGAAGCGGTCAACTTGGCCAAGCGCCGCGGCCAGGCACAGGCCGCGGGCTACGTCAACGCGGTCTGCCGGGCCGTGTTGCGCCGGCACGAGGCGAGCGACTGGCCGTGGCCGCGGCGAGAGGAAGATCCGGTGGCCGCACTGGCCGTGCTCGCTTCGCATCCCACCTGGCTGGCCGCCCGCTGGATCGAGCGCTTCGGCGCCGAGGAAGCGTGGCGGCTCTGTGAGGCCAACAACGAAACCCCTCCCTTGCATGTCCGCACCAATACGCTGAAGATCACACGCGACGAACTGGCGCGCCGGTTGGCGGCCGAGGGCGCCGAAGTGGAAGCTGGCCCGTGGGCCCCCGAGGCGCTGCACGTACGGGGACTGGGCCGCGTCGCCGACAGCCCCGCGTTTCAGGCGGGCTTGTTCACGGTACAGGACGAAGGCGCCCAGCTCGTCGCCCGCGCGCTGGCGCCGGCGCCCGGGCAGCGCGTCATCGACTTGTGTGCGGCGCCGGGCGGCAAGACGACACATCTCGCCGAGCTGATGGAAAACCGCGGGGAAATCATCGCCGTCGACGTTCATCCGGGGAAATTGCGGCTTGTCGAGGAAAACGCGGCTCGACTGGGCGTCGACATCATCCGGACCTTGGTGGCCGACGGGCGCGAGCTGCCTGGCCGCCTGGAGCCCGCGGACGGCGTGTTGCTGGACGCTCCGTGTTCGGGGCTGGGCGTGTTGCGCCGGCGCCCCGACTTGCGCTGGCAGCGGCGAGAGGACGCTTTGGCGGCCCTGGCGCGCCAGCAGCGGGAACTGCTGGCGGCGGCGGCGCAGCTGACGCGCCCCGGCGGCGTCATCGTTTACAGTACCTGCAGCACGGAGCCGGAGGAGACCACGGAAGTAGTGGAGTGTTTCCTGGCGGACCACCCGGAGTTCGCACGAGAGGAGCCGCCGCTGGGCGTGGAGCTGGCGGAGGACGGGTACTTGTTCCCGCATCGCCACGGCACGGACGGCTTTTTCATCGCGCGGCTGCGGCGGCTGCGTTGA
- the spo0A gene encoding sporulation transcription factor Spo0A: protein MFQKFCAREGSALIGVLIADNNIQLCAALSEFLNAQEDIEVVGCAYDGEEALEMLEKTEPDVLVLDITMPRLDGLGVLERMGDLPLRKRPRVIVLTALARDDIARRFAEMGADYYMLKPFDMQLLAERIRQFSSEAEPELERRVPATTPKPAKSAKPDLEAMVTEMLHEMGMPAHFKGYQYLREAVLMTVMSPDPGGATLSKDIYPRLADKYNATPGGVEAAIRNGLIACWEKGNREFIEELTGRSQRLRDGRFPTNSMIIAKLADRLRMQLRAS, encoded by the coding sequence ATATTTCAGAAATTTTGTGCCAGGGAGGGGTCGGCGTTGATTGGCGTGTTGATCGCGGACAACAACATCCAGCTTTGTGCGGCGTTGAGCGAGTTTCTCAACGCGCAGGAGGACATCGAGGTGGTCGGCTGCGCCTACGACGGCGAAGAAGCCCTGGAGATGCTGGAGAAAACCGAGCCCGACGTCCTCGTGCTGGATATCACGATGCCGCGGCTGGACGGGCTGGGCGTCCTGGAGCGCATGGGCGACCTGCCGCTGAGGAAGCGTCCCCGCGTCATCGTGCTGACGGCGCTGGCGCGCGACGACATCGCGCGGCGCTTCGCCGAGATGGGAGCCGACTACTACATGCTGAAACCGTTTGACATGCAGCTCTTGGCCGAGCGGATCCGCCAGTTCAGCAGCGAGGCGGAGCCGGAGCTGGAACGCCGCGTCCCCGCGACCACGCCCAAGCCCGCCAAGTCCGCGAAGCCCGACCTGGAAGCCATGGTGACCGAGATGCTGCATGAGATGGGGATGCCCGCGCACTTCAAGGGCTACCAGTACTTGCGCGAGGCCGTGCTGATGACAGTCATGTCGCCGGATCCGGGTGGAGCCACGCTGAGCAAGGACATTTACCCGCGCCTGGCGGACAAGTACAACGCCACGCCCGGCGGGGTCGAAGCGGCCATCCGCAACGGCCTCATCGCCTGCTGGGAGAAGGGCAACCGGGAGTTTATCGAGGAACTGACCGGCCGTTCGCAGCGGCTGCGGGACGGCCGCTTCCCGACCAACTCCATGATCATCGCCAAGCTGGCGGACCGGCTGCGCATGCAGCTGCGGGCCAGCTAG